The following are encoded together in the Flammeovirga agarivorans genome:
- the odhB gene encoding 2-oxoglutarate dehydrogenase complex dihydrolipoyllysine-residue succinyltransferase, with translation MSLQMTVPAVGESITEVTVAKWLVEDGDTVELDDVLCELESDKATFELVAEADGVITISPDAQEDAVLEIGALLCTIEEGEGAPKAAATSESAPAAAASEGPKATGEVLDMVVPTVGESISEVTIATWTKEDGDFVELDDLLCEIESDKATFELTAEAQGILRVIAQEGDTLEIGAPICKIEVMEGDAPAATSDAAPAAEASASAPTSSNSTYATGHASPAAAKILAEKGIDPATVKGTGVDGRITKEDAEKAQKTAAPKKEAKKSEAAAAPVAANPEDRVQRREKMTALRRTVSRRLVSVKNETAMLTTFNEVDMKPVMDLRKKYKEMFKDKHEIGLGFMSFFTKAVTVALQEWPAVNAYIDGNEIVYNDYADVSIAVSAPKGLVVPVIRNAESLSLAGIEKEVRRLALKARDNKLTIPEMEGGTFTITNGGVFGSMLSTPIINAPQSAILGMHNIVERPVAINGEVQIRPIMYVALSYDHRIIDGRESVSFLKRVKELLEDPIRLLLDV, from the coding sequence ATGAGCTTACAAATGACTGTTCCAGCTGTCGGTGAGTCAATCACAGAAGTAACTGTTGCAAAATGGTTAGTGGAAGATGGCGATACTGTTGAACTTGATGATGTTCTTTGTGAATTAGAATCAGATAAAGCAACTTTCGAACTAGTAGCAGAAGCAGACGGAGTTATTACAATTTCTCCAGATGCACAAGAAGATGCTGTTTTAGAAATTGGTGCTTTATTATGTACAATTGAAGAAGGTGAAGGTGCTCCAAAAGCAGCAGCTACATCTGAATCAGCTCCAGCAGCAGCTGCGTCTGAAGGTCCTAAGGCAACTGGCGAAGTTTTAGATATGGTAGTACCTACAGTAGGTGAATCTATTTCTGAAGTGACAATTGCAACTTGGACAAAAGAAGATGGTGATTTTGTAGAGTTAGATGATTTATTATGTGAAATCGAATCTGACAAAGCTACATTCGAATTGACTGCTGAAGCACAAGGAATTCTTCGTGTAATTGCTCAAGAAGGAGATACTTTAGAAATTGGTGCTCCTATCTGTAAAATTGAAGTAATGGAAGGTGATGCTCCTGCAGCAACTTCTGATGCGGCACCTGCAGCTGAAGCTAGTGCGTCTGCTCCAACTTCTTCGAACTCAACATATGCAACGGGACATGCTTCTCCTGCTGCAGCAAAAATCTTAGCTGAGAAAGGTATCGACCCTGCAACAGTAAAAGGTACTGGTGTTGATGGTCGTATCACTAAAGAAGATGCAGAGAAAGCTCAAAAAACAGCAGCTCCTAAGAAAGAAGCTAAGAAATCTGAGGCAGCGGCAGCACCAGTTGCAGCTAATCCTGAAGATAGAGTACAACGTAGAGAGAAAATGACGGCGTTACGTCGTACAGTATCTCGTCGTTTAGTTTCTGTTAAGAATGAAACAGCAATGTTGACTACATTCAATGAAGTTGACATGAAGCCTGTAATGGACTTGCGTAAGAAATATAAAGAGATGTTCAAAGACAAGCACGAGATCGGTCTTGGCTTTATGTCTTTCTTTACTAAAGCGGTAACTGTTGCCTTACAAGAGTGGCCTGCAGTAAATGCATACATCGATGGTAACGAAATCGTTTACAATGATTATGCAGATGTTTCAATCGCAGTTTCTGCACCAAAAGGTCTAGTGGTTCCAGTAATCAGAAATGCTGAATCATTAAGTTTAGCTGGTATTGAAAAAGAAGTAAGACGTCTTGCTTTGAAAGCTCGTGATAACAAATTAACTATTCCAGAAATGGAAGGCGGTACATTTACTATTACAAATGGTGGTGTATTTGGTTCTATGTTGTCAACTCCAATTATTAATGCACCTCAATCAGCGATTTTAGGTATGCACAATATTGTGGAGAGACCAGTAGCTATTAATGGAGAAGTACAAATTCGCCCTATCATGTATGTGGCATTGTCATATGACCATAGAATCATTGATGGTAGAGAGTCTGTAAGCTTCTTAAAACGAGTGAAAGAACTTCTTGAAGATCCAATTAGATTACTATTGGATGTTTAA
- a CDS encoding GNAT family N-acetyltransferase: MIIKEVAFNSPEHKLSVALRDEVLRKPLGLQFSEEELSEEFDSYHLVAMNDSDEVVACLVLKPITPQEVKMRQVAVREDQRGRKLGSLMVQFSEVFALDNGFELITLHAREVAEKFYVKLEYDKEGELFEEVGIPHYKFKKKLV; encoded by the coding sequence ATGATTATCAAAGAAGTAGCTTTTAATTCTCCTGAACACAAATTATCAGTAGCATTACGTGATGAGGTTTTGCGTAAACCTCTTGGCCTACAATTTTCTGAAGAGGAATTATCAGAGGAATTCGATAGTTACCATTTAGTAGCGATGAATGATTCTGATGAGGTGGTTGCTTGCCTTGTATTAAAACCAATAACACCTCAAGAAGTAAAAATGCGCCAGGTAGCTGTTAGAGAGGATCAGAGAGGGAGGAAGTTAGGTTCTTTGATGGTTCAATTCAGTGAAGTTTTTGCATTGGACAACGGGTTTGAATTAATCACACTCCATGCAAGAGAAGTAGCTGAAAAATTCTACGTTAAGCTTGAATACGATAAAGAAGGAGAGCTTTTCGAGGAGGTAGGTATTCCTCACTATAAATTTAAAAAGAAATTAGTCTAG